A genomic segment from Triticum dicoccoides isolate Atlit2015 ecotype Zavitan chromosome 1A, WEW_v2.0, whole genome shotgun sequence encodes:
- the LOC119267470 gene encoding protein NETWORKED 1D-like, producing MAVVSAHDSRQYSWLWVSHISPKNSKWLQENLSDMDTKVKAMIKLINEDADSFARRAEMYYKKRPELMKQVEEFYRAYRALAERYDQATGALRQAHRTISEVFPNQMPSMDESPSSAGQEVEPHTPEMPTFSRPTYESDDHNSKRNSSHSQETSALSNRKSLKQSNDLSLGGENAPRAVFDGKARKGLNFESPEVKGKEDSSNGILNMQEEISRLLAENQNLKLQMLLESERAKKAETEIQNQKDTSSQLNSVKDTSILQYEQSIERLSALESELSKAQGDLKKLTDEMALEVQKLNSAESHNSMIQSELEALDQKVKLQQQELDQKLKELENLHSSFQEEHEKRMHAESALLSKGKEGAQSKEEVQRLTIEIKMANEHIDELMQSKMHLESAVCEMKMEVGSLTEQNHSSELLIQQLRGEINSLTDSRSELRNEIQSIRGTMSQLSAEKDGALLQHQQSVERVSVLESQLMNTQSELEVNENKVHILMKDVERKREEIHSIHGQLQNESDRRTQTEAALLMSESLHSKLEEEVRRLTQDLDTTIKKLSELENEKLNLENTSTELKKTILGLNSEMDASLLQQHQSLEKVSDLESQLLETKLKLEKSEQKMQLLELEIRQMSESVNSLELALKDEAGKRVQAETSLRSMENMYSQSQEEVSRLHQEIEMLNGKSNELENLSSELKSTILLLNTEKDATLLKNQESSMRVSDLESELSQLQAELQTSLDGETKKRIECEAALLLVTDLHSKSQDEVNKLAMHIEELTGKLSEVENIKMDLENIVNKHTKDIHILREQNLSAELIIKDLHCELGALKELNVRLEAEVGSHIGEKEAIRRDFVRQREEKENLDGIHHVLAYEMNALKDSAAANQLLIEELQITNLKLKEVYAKNLIEKALLSEKLQEMEKLSEEYSVLENSVSDANAEIEGLREKIEVLESSESSLNDEISTCVSEKDALLSELDTLGKSFAVISEKNSALEMSLCGLKAEFEDMRIKLKDSEKTCQAQLADNSALSAEKNNLFSQLQNITVVAKALESKRSDLQDKHTSLSREKDLVYDQVRKLKGLLRTINKECENAVKSHEMHANSLEKQISSLHEKIHDMDERLQEEEQKSMGASISVVALESSLVYAKDENVALLNKCQKYAFENHAAKILISQLEDKARYHESERKTLLKLSGRLREGISHHMKVLNIDRDLGPAEIAQDEILIQYVSDETSSILKHKEEIEDDNTLMYTELSVLSTVMLQLGTEFRDLHLQKCALEEDVEREATELISLQIKNCQLLESNDQLRQELQNNSERDQLQKIEALVLHEKLSCLAESHEASQDKITDMAEKNESLSKEHQSLIEKYNALEDENGTALRECMMLEHLSLFLRGHNNEVASALVSLTDEMALLSLVKGELDNEVKVLSARVILFESENNYLKKYLVYLTEVLTTRLILLEFDLNTGKSISQELAVELESCMAQLMQKDDELLEAEENVQLMQAKNRELCGVVGVLQVAIEGAKVVKGELEKKIVILTEEGTTKDGEILLLRQANETLEMDAGILKRKEQSLISAHELMSEEVEEHERESLLLIGDTVASSVSVAAYKEMALQFMMEAKAIEISAIVQKEIILNKISMRDAHIEALQKNVIEMQEENAELNAELSMQLALIGSLSNHISLLEEDALSLSKPYSTECKEETCMQEDKIGPKSHRFASGTLELKQLMSRIEALGVVISNSKCRRDEESTNSTAKMMAVNMEIQELKTKGGSEIYSEKEKQKDGEGSKGKQVQMMKDIELDEISTYYPAYGTEASSYPVGVGNGANAEVDDEMLQLWEAAERTCKKQTAKSSSCEHEHEHDIEAVEEVKSEYPSSELLRGRDLGIINKLEMLSSAEPDELWGKNVVERLASDGQRLASIQESIEELKRKMGGPAKGHSEYESVSTQLRETEGLVLEQMNLNSKLAKKAENYPALSDSMKAEREGGFPSKRKMLEQVRKGSDNVARLELELQKIQYVLLKLEEEHEYTRLKVSDKRTRVLLKDYLYGRKDHRGKKKRSPFCGCVRSKSRSEP from the exons ATGGCGGTTGTGTCTGCTCATGACTCAAGGCAGTACTCATGGTTGTGGGTTAGCCATATCAGCCCCAAGAACTCCAAATGGCTCCAAGAAAATCTCAGCG ATATGGACACGAAGGTTAAAGCCATGATCAAGCTTATCAATGAAGATGCTGATTCTTTTGCAAGGAGAGCGGAGATGTACTACAAGAAACGCCCAGAGTTGATGAAACAAGTGGAGGAGTTTTATCGAGCATACCGTGCATTAGCAGAAAGGTATGATCAAGCCACCGGGGCACTTAGACAGGCTCACAGAACAATTTCTGAAGTATTCCCAAATCAGATGCCATCAATGGATGAGTCACCATCTTCTGCTGGCCAAGAAGTGGAACCACATACTCCAGAGATGCCTACATTCTCCCGTCCAACATATGAATCAGATGATCATAACTCCAAGAGGAATAGTTCACACTCTCAGGAAACCAGTGCATTGTCAAACCGAAAAAGTCTGAAGCAGTCCAATGATTTGTCACTCGGTGGTGAAAATGCCCCTCGTGCTGTTTTTGATGGAAAAGCACGGAAAGGCCTAAATTTTGAAAGCCCAGAAGTTAAAGGGAAAGAGGATAGCAGCAATGGAATATTAAATATGCAAGAAGAGATTTCGAGGCTATTAGCTGAGAACCAGAATCTGAAACTACAGATGTTGTTGGAATCAGAGCGGGCAAAGAAAGCTGAAACTGAGATCCAAAATCAGAAGGATACCTCTTCTCAGTTGAATTCTGTGAAAGATACATCTATTCTGCAGTATGAACAGTCCATTGAGCGTTTATCTGCTTTGGAGTCTGAGCTCTCTAAGGCACAGGGTGACCTCAAGAAGCTAACTGATGAAATGGCTTTGGAAGTTCAAAAGCTAAATAGTgctgaatcacacaatagtatgatACAGTCTGAGCTTGAGGCTTTGGATCAAAAGGTGAAGTTACAGCAACAAGAGCTTGATCAAAAGCTTAAGGAATTGGAAAATCTCCACTCAAGCTTTCAGGAGGAACATGAAAAGCGCATGCATGCTGAAAGTGCTCTTCTTTCCAAGGGAAAGGAGGGTGCTCAATCTAAGGAAGAAGTTCAAAGGTTGACTATAGAGATCAAGATGGCAAATGAACATATAGATGAGCTCATGCAGAGCAAGATGCACCTGGAGAGCGCTGTTTGTGAGATGAAGATGGAAGTCGGGAGCCTTACTGAACAAAATCACTCTTCCGAACTGCTTATACAACAACTCCGTGGTGAGATAAATTCACTGACGGATTCAAGGAGTGAACTTCGAAATGAAATCCAGAGCATTAGGGGCACCATGTCACAGCTAAGCGCTGAGAAGGATGGAGCTCTACTTCAACACCAGCAGTCTGTGGAAAGGGTTTCTGTTCTGGAATCTCAGCTAATGAATACACAGTCAGAGCTGGAGGTTAACGAAAATAAGGTGCATATCCTGATGAAAGATGTGGAACGGAAGAGAGAGGAAATTCACAGTATTCACGGCCAGCTACAAAATGAAAGCGATAGGCGAACACAAACTGAAGCAGCTCTTCTCATGTCAGAGAGTCTGCATTCCAAGTTGGAGGAAGAAGTGAGAAGGCTGACACAAGATCTTGACACGACAATAAAAAAGCTAAGTGAGTTGGAAAATGAAAAGTTAAATCTGGAGAATACATCAACAGAATTGAAGAAAACCATTTTAGGTCTGAACTCTGAGATGGATGCATCACTACTTCAACAGCATCAGTCTCTGGAGAAAGTATCTGATTTGGAGTCACAACTCTTGGAGACAAAGTTGAAACTGGAGAAGTCTGAACAGAAAATGCAGTTACTGGAGCTAGAAATCAGACAGATGAGTGAAAGCGTCAATAGTCTGGAGTTGGCTTTGAAAGACGAAGCTGGGAAGAGGGTGCAAGCTGAAACGTCTCTCAGGTCAATGGAGAATATGTATTCTCAGTCTCAGGAAGAAGTGAGTAGGCTGCATCAAGAGATTGAGATGCTGAATGGCAAATCGAATGAGTTGGAGAACTTGTCATCTGAACTCAAGAGCACCATCTTACTTCTGAACACCGAAAAAGATGCAACCCTTCTTAAGAACCAGGAGTCCTCAATGAGAGTATCCGATCTGGAATCTGAACTCTCACAACTGCAAGCTGAACTCCAAACGAGCCTAGATGGTGAAACCAAGAAGCGTATTGAATGTGAAGCAGCTCTCCTCTTAGTGACGGATCTTCACTCTAAATCTCAGGATGAGGTGAACAAGTTGGCCATGCACATTGAGGAGCTGACCGGGAAATTAAGTGAGGTGGAGAATATTAAGATGGATCTTGAGAACATTGTAAACAAGCATACGAAAGATATCCATATCCTCCGTGAACAGAATCTTTCTGCTGAGCTTATAATAAAAGACCTGCATTGTGAATTGGGTGCATTAAAGGAGTTGAATGTGAGACTTGAGGCTGAAGTGGGTTCACATATAGGTGAAAAGGAGGCTATTCGGAGAGACTTTGTTCGTCAAAGAGAGGAGAAGGAAAATCTTGATGGGATACACCATGTTCTGGCTTATGAGATGAATGCTCTAAAAGACAGCGCAGCAGCAAACCAGTTGTTGATAGAGGAATTGCAGATTACAAACTTAAAACTGAAGGAGGTGTATGCAAAGAATTTGATTGAAAAGGCGCTTCTCTCAGAAAAGCTTCAAGAGATGGAGAAACTATCTGAAGAATATTCTGTGTTGGAGAACTCAGTTTCGGATGCAAATGCTGAAATTGAAGGACTGAGGGAGAAGATAGAAGTGTTGGAGTCTTCAGAAAGCTCTTTGAACGATGAGATTTCCACTTGTGTTTCTGAAAAGGATGCTCTTCTATCAGAGCTAGACACCCTTGGTAAAAGTTTCGCTGTTATTTCAGAGAAGAATTCCGCATTAGAGATGTCATTATGTGGTCTGAAAGCTGAGTTTGAAGACATGAGAATAAAATTGAAAGATTCTGAAAAAACATGCCAGGCTCAGCTTGCAGATAACTCAGCTCTTTCTGCAGAAAAAAACAACTTGTTCTCTCAG CTACAGAACATTACAGTGGTCGCAAAAGCCCTGGAAAGTAAGCGTTCTGATCTTCAAGACAAGCACACATCTTTGTCAAGAGAGAAGGATCTTGTATATGATCAAGTAAGGAAACTGAAGGGTCTGTTGAGAACAATTAATAAAGAGTGTGAAAATGCTGTGAAGTCACATGAAATGCATGCAAACAGCCTAGAGAAGCAGATTTCTTCTCTCCATGAAAAAATCCATGATATGGACGAGAGGCTTCAGGAGGAAGAGCAAAAAAGCATGGGAGCTTCTATTAGTGTGGTGGCCTTGGAGAGTAGTTTGGTTTATGCGAAAGACGAGAATGTGGCTCTTTTAAACAAATGTCAAAAGTATGCGTTTGAAAATCATGCTGCGAAGATTTTAATATCACAGCTGGAGGATAAAGCTAGATACCATGAATCGGAGAGGAAAACATTGCTAAAGCTTAGTGGGAGACTAAGAGAAGGGATTTCACACCACATGAAGGTCCTTAACATCGACAGGGATTTAGGACCTGCTGAGATAGCCCAGGACGAAATTTTGATACAGTATGTTTCAGATGAAACCTCTAGTATTCTGAAACATaaagaggaaattgaagatgataaTACTCTCATGTACACTGAGCTGTCAGTCCTCTCAACTGTCATGTTGCAACTAGGAACGGAGTTCAGAGATCTGCACTTGCAGAAGTGTGCCCTTGAGGAAGACGTAGAGAGAGAAGCAACAGAATTGATTTCTTTGCAAATTAAAAATTGCCAACTTTTGGAATCTAATGACCAGCTTAGGCAAGAGCTACAAAATAACAGTGAAAGGGATCAGCTGCAGAAGATTGAAGCATTAGTTTTACACGAGAAGCTATCTTGTTTGGCAGAGTCCCACGAGGCTTCGCAAGATAAAATCACTGACATGGCTGAGAAAAACGAGTCTTTGTCTAAGGAACACCAATCTTTGATTGAGAAATACAATGCCTTGGAGGACGAGAACGGTACTGCTCTTAGAGAATGCATGATGCTTGAGCACCTGTCTTTGTTCTTGAGAGGCCATAATAATGAGGTAGCATCTGCATTGGTATCTCTTACCGATGAGATGGCGTTGCTGAGTTTAGTTAAGGGTGAGCTTGATAATGAAGTCAAAGTGCTGAGTGCAAGAGTTATATTGTTTGAATCAGAAAACAATTACCTCAAGAAATATTTAGTCTACTTGACAGAAGTTCTCACGACTCGGCTTATCCTCTTAGAGTTTGACTTGAACACGGGGAAAAGTATCTCCCAGGAATTGGCTGTTGAACTTGAGAGTTGCATGGCGCAGTTGATGCAGAAGGATGATGAGCTACTGGAAGCAGAAGAGAATGTTCAGCTCATGCAAGCAAAGAACCGGGAATTATGTGGAGTTGTTGGGGTGCTTCAGGTTGCCATTGAAGGTGCTAAAGTGGTGAAAGGAGAACTTGAGAAGAAAATCGTGATCCTGACCGAGGAGGGCACTACCAAGGATGGTGAAATTTTACTACTTCGCCAAGCAAATGAAACTCTTGAAATGGATGCTGGGATTCTAAAAAGGAAGGAGCAGAGTTTGATTTCTGCACATGAGCTCATGTCGGAAGAGGTTGAGGAACATGAAAGAGAATCTCTCCTGCTGATAGGTGACACAGTAGCCTCTTCTGTGAGTGTCGCAGCCTACAAAGAAATGGCACTACAGTTTATGATGGAAGCCAAGGCTATTGAAATTAGTGCAATCGTGCAAAAAGAAATAATATTAAATAAAATCTCCATGCGAGATGCCCATATTGAGGCTCTGCAGAAAAATGTAATCGAGATGCAGGAAGAAAATGCAGAACTGAATGCTGAACTGAGCATGCAGCTAGCACTCATCGGATCTTTGTCTAATCATATCAGTTTGCTGGAGGAAGATGCTCTTTCTCTGTCAAAACCCTACAGCACAGAATGCAAAGAG GAAACCTGTATGCAAGAGGACAAGATTGGCCCAAAGTCTCATCGGTTTGCCAGTGGAACTCTGGAGTTAAAGCAGTTAATGTCAAGAATAGAAGCACTTGGGGTGGTTATATCGAATTCCAAGTGCCGTCGAGATGAGGAGTCGACCAATTCCACTGCAAAGATGATGGCAgtaaacatggaaatccaagagcttAAAACAAAAGGCGGCTCAGAAATATATTCTGAGAAGGAGAAGCAAAAAGACGGTGAGGGCTCCAAAGGGAAGCAAGTCCAGATGATGAAGGATAttgaacttgacgaaatatcaaccTACTATCCAGCATACGGGACAGAAGCTTCATCGTACCCAGTTGGAGTTGGCAATGGTGCGAACGCGGAGGTGGACGATGAGATGCTTCAGCTATGGGAGGCTGCAGAGAGGACGTGCAAGAAGCAAACAGCCAAGTCGTCGTCATGCGAGCACGAGCACGAGCACGACATAGAGGCGGTTGAGGAGGTGAAGAGCGAATACCCTTCGTCGGAGCTATTAAGGGGAAGAGACCTGGGAATCATCAACAAGCTCGAGATGTTGTCTTCAGCAGAGCCTGACGAGTTATGGGGCAAGAATGTGGTGGAGAGGCTCGCTTCTGATGGCCAGAGACTGGCGAGCATCCAAGAGAGCATCGAGGAGCTGAAGCGGAAGATGGGTGGCCCGGCCAAGGGGCACTCGGAATACGAGAGCGTGAGCACTCAGCTGCGCGAGACGGAGGGGCTGGTGTTGGAGCAGATGAACCTCAACAGCAAGTTGGCCAAGAAGGCTGAGAATTACCCTGCGCTGTCGGATAGCATGAAGGCGGAGCGGGAAGGTGGTTTTCCAAGCAAGAGGAAGATGTTGGAGCAGGTGCGGAAAGGGTCGGACAACGTGGCGAGGCTGGAGCTGGAGCTTCAGAAGATACAGTACGTGCTGCTGAAGCTGGAAGAAGAGCACGAGTACACAAGGCTCAAGGTGTCGGACAAGCGCACCCGGGTGCTCCTCAAGGATTATCTCTACGGGAGGAAGGACCACCGTGGAAAGAAGAAGAGGTCGCCCTTCTGCGGCTGTGTGCGCTCTAAATCCAGGAGTGAGCCATGA